A stretch of Janibacter endophyticus DNA encodes these proteins:
- a CDS encoding endonuclease/exonuclease/phosphatase family protein, with protein sequence MSLRIASYNIRALQDDVAALARTIRAIDPDVLCLQEVPWLPPVAGRVTDLARRSGLVWSGASQRGGQTSVLTNLRTNVVSVQHHRLPAHRGDRRGFAVTRVAPFGRAPVNVVSVHLSLDAPERLRHAQQILAALDRLPGPALLAGDLNEQEDGEAWQLFGQRMRVVSPLTPTYPANLPERLLDVVFATPDVTVLPHQEAPWHYEDLVAGSDHRPVWVDVDLPEVAPGEARSGE encoded by the coding sequence ATGAGCCTGCGCATCGCGTCGTACAACATCCGTGCGCTCCAGGACGACGTCGCGGCGCTGGCCCGGACGATCCGGGCGATCGACCCCGACGTCCTCTGCCTCCAGGAGGTGCCGTGGCTGCCGCCCGTCGCGGGCCGGGTCACCGACCTCGCCCGACGCAGCGGCCTCGTCTGGTCGGGAGCCTCGCAGCGCGGCGGGCAGACCTCGGTGCTCACCAACCTGCGGACCAACGTCGTCTCGGTCCAGCACCACCGCCTCCCGGCCCACCGCGGGGACCGGCGCGGCTTCGCGGTGACCCGGGTCGCCCCCTTCGGCCGTGCCCCGGTCAACGTCGTGAGCGTCCACCTCTCCCTCGACGCCCCGGAGCGGCTCCGGCACGCCCAGCAGATCCTCGCCGCGCTCGACCGGCTGCCGGGACCCGCGCTGCTCGCCGGCGACCTCAACGAGCAGGAGGACGGCGAGGCGTGGCAGCTCTTCGGCCAGCGGATGCGCGTCGTCAGCCCGCTGACCCCCACCTACCCGGCGAACCTCCCCGAGCGGCTGCTCGACGTCGTCTTCGCCACCCCGGACGTCACCGTGCTGCCGCACCAGGAGGCGCCCTGGCACTACGAGGACCTCGTCGCGGGCAGCGACCACCGGCCGGTGTGGGTCGACGTCGACCTGCCCGAGGTCGCGCCCGGTGAGGCCAGATCGGGGGAGTAG